A window of Candidatus Hydrogenedens sp. genomic DNA:
TAGTGATTATATACCAATCCGAATACCATGTGACTCTTGACAGTAAAAGTAGAATTCTAATTCCTAATGCATTAAAAACAGTGATGAAAGATTACAATCATACTGTTTGGTATTTAACACGAGGCTTTGATAAAAATCTATTACTTTTCCCTTCTGAACTTTGGAAAAAAATTACGGATACGTTAGAGCAACTTCCAACTTTAAATCCCAAAGCTCAATTTTTACGTCGTCGTTTTGTCGGTGGGTCAGTGCAAGTCCGTCCAGATGGTCAGTATCGAATAACCTTACCTGCTCCATTTCGAAAATGGGCAGAGATTTTAGATAATGCGGTGATAGCTGGATGTGGGTCATATCTTGAAATATGGAACGAGAGTTTATGGGATGAATTTTTCCAAACGGATAATATGCAAATAGAGATGAAAAATTTTATGGAGGAGTTATTTCCTCTTACAAATATAAATCAAAACTTATCCTGATAGGAGGTTGGTTATGGAAATTGAAAAAGTGGATTATGGGCATGTCATTCTCATTCGGGCTTCAGGTGAGCTTGATGAGAAAAATATGTGTGAGTTACGGCTGATTATTGCCGATTACATCCGCCACAAGAGAAATCATGTTGTGGTTAACATGCATGATGTCGAGATGATGGATATGGAAGCATCTGGTTATCTATTAGAATGTTTACAGATGGCAAGGAGAAAAGGAGGCGATTTAAAGTTAGTATCTCCTGCAATTTTTGTCGAACAGCTCTTCCGTTTTCTCGGAATTTGGCATTATTTTGAGATATATCCAAACGAAAAGAACGCTATCGACGCATTTAAACTTGTAGCATAAACATTTAACCATTTCCAACAGATAAACTGGAGGAAATCTTTTGACTTTTTATGTCAATAATTTATGATTAGCAAA
This region includes:
- a CDS encoding anti-sigma factor antagonist (This anti-anti-sigma factor, or anti-sigma factor antagonist, belongs to a family that includes characterized members SpoIIAA, RsbV, RsfA, and RsfB.) encodes the protein MEIEKVDYGHVILIRASGELDEKNMCELRLIIADYIRHKRNHVVVNMHDVEMMDMEASGYLLECLQMARRKGGDLKLVSPAIFVEQLFRFLGIWHYFEIYPNEKNAIDAFKLVA